The Pontibacter pudoricolor genome contains a region encoding:
- a CDS encoding RES family NAD+ phosphorylase, translating into MIVFRLSRVRFAKDLSGKGAELAGGRWNSKGTPVLYTSDSIALCTVEVAVHMPLGIIPFDYQLIQIRIPDDVEIVELPEAKLPTDWKSFPHSNATQLIGDAFIADQQQLVLKVPSAAVQGTYNYLVNPLHPDFPKVTIVGTEPFEFDKRLFVK; encoded by the coding sequence ATGATCGTGTTCCGCTTGAGCCGCGTCAGGTTTGCAAAAGATCTGTCGGGGAAAGGGGCGGAGCTGGCAGGTGGCCGCTGGAACAGCAAAGGAACGCCTGTGCTGTATACTTCCGATTCCATAGCACTTTGCACCGTAGAAGTTGCCGTACACATGCCGCTCGGTATCATACCTTTCGATTACCAGCTTATCCAGATCCGGATTCCCGATGATGTTGAGATAGTTGAACTGCCTGAAGCTAAACTGCCAACCGACTGGAAATCTTTTCCGCATAGCAATGCCACCCAGCTTATTGGCGATGCATTTATAGCTGATCAGCAACAGCTCGTGCTGAAAGTGCCATCCGCAGCAGTGCAGGGCACCTACAATTATCTCGTAAACCCCCTTCACCCGGACTTTCCTAAAGTAACTATAGTTGGCACAGAGCCTTTTGAGTTTGACAAGCGTTTGTTTGTAAAGTAA
- the parS gene encoding type II RES/Xre toxin-antitoxin system antitoxin yields MAHALTTLNYSLIDDRDIFMLISTVREGIKYASFQTIADKSPFSISEWSNYLHLSERTFQRYKKEKRTFDPLHSEKILEITLVYNKGVEVFGDQANFDAWLEAKNVALGGIKPKELLDSTFGIGMLRDELTRIEHGVLA; encoded by the coding sequence ATGGCACACGCACTCACTACTTTAAACTATAGCCTGATCGATGACCGGGATATTTTTATGCTCATCAGCACGGTGCGCGAAGGCATAAAGTATGCATCCTTCCAAACTATAGCCGATAAAAGTCCTTTCAGCATAAGCGAGTGGTCTAATTACCTGCATTTATCGGAGCGTACTTTTCAGCGATACAAAAAGGAGAAGCGCACCTTCGACCCGCTGCATTCTGAAAAGATACTGGAAATAACGCTGGTCTATAATAAAGGAGTGGAAGTGTTTGGCGATCAGGCCAATTTTGATGCCTGGCTCGAAGCCAAGAACGTTGCCTTAGGCGGCATAAAACCAAAAGAACTTCTGGACAGCACGTTTGGCATAGGCATGCTACGCGATGAGCTTACCCGCATAGAGCACGGCGTACTGGCATGA
- a CDS encoding tetratricopeptide repeat protein, with the protein MKKLLYTIAACLLAVNVTFAQDATTNPRILPMFGNVVKTEAQQLQDEKFLSSCDKSFTTRTEASNFFMERGWEYLNEGQTDTAMHRFNLAWLLNPDNGDSYWAFGLVTVAKGNPQEAVGYYEKALALKPKNSLLLSDLATCYVTMYEQKPKKKSLSKAIGYLDQSIAADAQNAFAYFTMSKVKYFNKDYNSAWTYLHKGRELNMAALDYNYLLQLTEKMKDPQGFYKSNETAAQPE; encoded by the coding sequence ATGAAAAAATTACTTTATACTATAGCTGCCTGCTTACTGGCCGTTAACGTTACTTTTGCCCAGGATGCTACTACAAACCCAAGGATTTTGCCGATGTTTGGCAATGTGGTTAAGACGGAAGCCCAGCAACTACAGGACGAGAAATTTCTGAGCAGCTGCGATAAAAGCTTTACTACACGCACCGAGGCCAGTAACTTTTTTATGGAACGCGGCTGGGAGTACCTGAACGAGGGACAGACGGATACGGCAATGCACCGCTTTAACCTGGCCTGGCTCCTGAACCCGGATAACGGCGATTCGTACTGGGCTTTCGGGTTGGTAACTGTTGCCAAAGGAAATCCGCAGGAAGCGGTTGGCTATTACGAAAAAGCACTTGCTCTTAAACCCAAAAACTCCCTGCTCCTCTCCGACCTGGCAACCTGCTACGTAACAATGTATGAACAGAAACCGAAGAAGAAGTCACTCAGCAAAGCTATAGGTTACCTGGATCAGTCTATAGCGGCAGACGCTCAGAATGCATTTGCTTACTTCACCATGTCTAAAGTAAAGTACTTTAACAAGGACTATAACAGTGCCTGGACTTACCTGCATAAAGGCCGGGAACTAAATATGGCAGCTTTAGATTACAATTATCTGCTGCAGCTGACTGAGAAAATGAAAGACCCGCAAGGATTTTACAAAAGCAATGAAACTGCCGCTCAGCCGGAATAA
- a CDS encoding OmpA/MotB family protein: MKKKIVRSSVLVLVATMSLSSCVVSKKKYDDLMARKNALEVDKASLEEEKSTLEEEKASLENQKAQLEQERAELEKQKAEYQASLQQALKEGKTLGENLNLSKSQIDKLSADLKAREQKLAELQRILDEKEKAVKNLRARVSNALLGFNDKDLTVQVRNGKVYVSLAEQLLFNSGSTKVDPKGVEALKKLAQVLKEQQDVNVVVEGHTDDVPIARGTVGMQDNWDLSVLRATEITRILTQDGVSPERVTPSGRSLYVPLENAKTKEARQKNRRTEIILTPKLDELFQILESA, encoded by the coding sequence ATGAAAAAGAAAATTGTACGCTCTTCCGTTCTGGTGTTGGTGGCAACGATGTCTCTATCGTCTTGTGTTGTTTCTAAAAAGAAATACGATGACCTGATGGCTCGTAAAAATGCCCTGGAAGTAGACAAGGCCAGCCTGGAAGAAGAGAAAAGCACCCTGGAAGAAGAGAAAGCATCTCTTGAAAACCAGAAAGCCCAACTGGAGCAGGAACGTGCCGAACTGGAGAAGCAGAAAGCAGAATATCAGGCGAGTTTGCAGCAAGCCCTGAAAGAAGGTAAAACACTTGGTGAGAACCTGAACCTGAGCAAATCGCAGATAGATAAGCTGAGCGCCGACCTGAAAGCCCGTGAGCAGAAGCTGGCTGAGCTGCAGCGCATACTCGATGAAAAAGAAAAAGCAGTTAAGAATCTTCGCGCCCGTGTAAGCAATGCCCTGCTCGGCTTTAACGACAAAGACCTGACTGTGCAGGTACGTAACGGTAAAGTGTATGTATCGCTGGCAGAGCAGTTGCTGTTCAACTCCGGCTCTACCAAAGTTGACCCGAAAGGCGTTGAAGCCCTGAAAAAACTGGCTCAGGTGCTAAAAGAACAGCAGGATGTAAACGTAGTAGTAGAAGGCCACACCGATGATGTTCCGATTGCAAGAGGCACCGTTGGCATGCAGGACAACTGGGACCTGAGCGTACTACGCGCGACTGAGATCACCCGTATCTTAACGCAGGACGGCGTTTCTCCTGAACGCGTTACACCATCCGGCCGTTCGCTTTATGTTCCGTTAGAGAATGCCAAAACAAAAGAGGCGCGCCAGAAAAACCGCCGTACCGAAATTATTCTTACTCCTAAGTTAGATGAGTTATTCCAGATTTTGGAGTCTGCCTGA